CTATTAAGAGTGTGTACCCTCCTGTGGAAGTTGGGGCAGAGAGAGTGACTCACCAACTTTAGCAGCTCTGTGTCTCCCAGGGCTGTTCTGATGCCTGACCTGCAGATATGCTCGGAATCCTTAGGGATCCTCATCTGCCAAGCCTGTGAAACAGCAGAGCTGACTGCAAAGACAACTTCCCCAGTCACTTCCTAAACTCTCCTGATGGGAATTgttactgttttcacatccctcCTTTCTATATCCCACACTGACTGGGACATGCAAAGCCCTCCTCAGCTCCACCCTTGGAGTCTGTCTCCATGTGCAGATGCAGGACCAGACCCTGGGAGGGACTTGGGGATGTACCGTCTCTTTCAGGACAGAGTTTTCAGAGCACAAATAAGTTAGGATTTTAGagagaatttaaataaattggGATTTTGAAAGTTCAGTTAGAGTGAACTTTCTGTTGTGAAGCTCATGAAAAGAAAGTCCTTCCTAACAAGGcaacatggaaagaaaaacccagGCATTGTCTTCTATGGGCTCTTTTTTGATTGCCACTGACCTATTGTTGGCTTCAGTGAGAACTGTAGTGCTGTGCACCAAGCAGGCTTAGGCGCTTCATTCATGTTTAATAAAAGGCAGGGTTTTCCTGGAGATCAAACAGCTCTCACCTTTTTATGGGGTTGATTCACACAGGCTTTGATGTGAACTGCCCTTCAAAAAGCCACTTGCCAGGTGAATAGAGAAGCCAGTCTGAGTTCTTAGGTAGCAATACAATATGCCTCATCTATATTCATGCAGGAAAATCTCTTCCTATTTGATGAGATCATGTAATTAACCTCtccacagcaggcagagctAAGACTGCTCAGGTATTACCCACTGGGCTCTGTGCTCACCTCTGCGGTGGCATTTGAGGGTGAACCCAGCATAATCAACTGAGCCCCAGGACTGGTGCAAGGCAGACTCAGAACCTGCAGCACTGACAAATGGTCAAAACACCTGGTTTGGCTTCCTACCTCTGTACTGACACTCCAAAAAACCTTGGAGGAAAGTAATTCTCCTGTGTCTTCCGTGTGCCACCCACCTATGTACAGCTTCCCTTGGTGAAGAGAACATACGTGTCCCCAGCCATCATTGCCGTCACTGGTGCCCAGCCAGATGTATCTTGGTCCTCATGTCAACAGCTCAGGTGGTGCCTGTACAGGAGTGATTGAGCAATTGCCACCGTCTGTTCTACAGCCACTTGTAGTCCCAGTAATCCCTCATCTTTTGGTCAGCTTGAGGGAGCAACTGAGTGCACCATGCTTTGTGAACTGGGAACTGAGATACAGGAAAACACCACTGACACCACTCACTTCTTTTAGATTTGTGCTGTAGAAGTTGAACCCAGCCTAACTGTTacctctccttcctctgcttttccttttcttttcccctccctctgcagaataaaaaagaagaggtATTTTCCAGTGAAGCAGGTACAGAAGTAGGAGCTCAGACACCTGCAAGGTGCTTTTCTCAGATGCTGCTGAGGCAAGGCAGACACatggagggaaggggaaagctCTAGAATCCAGTTTTTCCATGTGTGCCAGAACTGCAGAGGTGGGGTGTCTCATTCATTCCTGGGAGGAGCACTCACCCCCTGCATTTGCAAACAGGTTTCCAGCAGCCAATCAGCCAACTCTGCCAACTGCACAAAGTGCTCTGGGGAGCACACAGCCATGGTAACACCTGCACCTTCCAGCAAAGAGGACTGGTGGCTGGGAGACTGCAGAAATGGGGATGTGGAGAAGAATGGATTCAGGTTTTACAAACCAGAAACAACCCAGGTCATAGATCcaaaggagagcaggaagaagCAAACCCTAAGCTTTTGTAGGCAgcaaaatcagcagaaaaaacattttaattttctgctttaaatagTGGGGCTGTAAGAGTGCATGAATGAAACAGGGAACTACACAGAAACTTGGTGATGTCATCTTTGAAGAGGAatctgaaagaacaaaataaactgAGGCCACAGCTTGGACTCTGGTGGGGAAAGGAATCAAGTGAAGATGGACAAGTTTCGGATGATCTTCCAGTTTTTCCAGTCCAACCAGGAGTCCTTCATGAATGGCATCTGTGGGATCATGGCCCTTGCCAGCACCCAGATGTACTCAGCCTTTGATTTCAACTGCCCCTGCCTGCCACACTATAACCTGGCCTATGGGCTGGGCATCCTCCTGGTGCCCCCCTTCATCTTGttcctgctgggttttgtgcTGAACAACAACATCTCCATGCTGGCAGAGGAGTGGAGGCGGCCGCAGGGCCGGCGGGGCAAGGACCGTCTGTGCTGCGCTACATGTTCTGCTCCATGGCACAGCGGGCCATGATCGCCCCCGCGGTCTGGGTGTCTGTGACACTGCTGGATGGCAAATGCATCACCTGTGCCTTCTGCACCTCGGTGCCCGTGCAGACCCTGGGCAATGCCAGCCACCCTCACCTCTCCCAGGTGGAGGTACAGCGCGTCCTCGCACGAATCCCCTGCAAGGACATCTACAATGGGCAGCAGCTCATTGCCAATGAAGTGGCCATCAGGTACCTGCGCTGCATCTCA
This is a stretch of genomic DNA from Sylvia atricapilla isolate bSylAtr1 chromosome 8, bSylAtr1.pri, whole genome shotgun sequence. It encodes these proteins:
- the CALHM1 gene encoding LOW QUALITY PROTEIN: calcium homeostasis modulator protein 1 (The sequence of the model RefSeq protein was modified relative to this genomic sequence to represent the inferred CDS: inserted 1 base in 1 codon); translation: MDKFRMIFQFFQSNQESFMNGICGIMALASTQMYSAFDFNCPCLPHYNLAYGLGILLVPPFILFLLGFVLNNNISMLAEEWRRPQGRRGKXPSVLRYMFCSMAQRAMIAPAVWVSVTLLDGKCITCAFCTSVPVQTLGNASHPHLSQVEVQRVLARIPCKDIYNGQQLIANEVAIRYLRCISQALGWCFVLLMTTLAFLVRSLRPCFSQAAFLKSRYWSHYIDIERKLFDETCAEHARSFAKVCIQQFFEGMSTDLVATRCHLPRKAPADAGEAAEKLLGITDQSTMNMALKSWHRCKPPLDLHSPALPTGNGWAGEGQPPTHPSAPRRETAAYYSWV